From a single Candidatus Brevundimonas phytovorans genomic region:
- a CDS encoding ABC transporter ATP-binding protein, translating into MLTINNLVHVYGNGTRALDDVSLTIPTGMFGLLGPNGAGKSTLMRTIATLQTPTSGEIRFGDIDVIRQPELLRRTLGYLPQDFGVYPRVSAYDMLDHMAVLKGIADGKDRKQTVEALLNQVNLWSVRNKALAGFSGGMRQRFGIAQALIGNPRLIIVDEPTAGLDPEERNRFLNLLAEIGENVVVILSTHIVEDVADLCPRMAVLAGGKIQLEGAPLELMKQMSGRVWKKAIAKEALPEHRARFEVISTRLFAGQTVIHVLADAQPGEGFEPASGGLEDVYFSTLAASRRPAAQAA; encoded by the coding sequence ATGCTGACCATCAACAATCTGGTCCATGTCTACGGCAACGGGACACGGGCTCTGGACGACGTCAGCCTGACGATCCCGACCGGGATGTTCGGCCTGCTGGGGCCGAACGGCGCGGGCAAGTCGACGCTGATGCGCACGATCGCCACCCTGCAGACCCCGACCTCGGGCGAGATCCGTTTCGGCGACATCGACGTGATCCGCCAGCCGGAACTGCTGCGCCGCACCCTGGGATATCTGCCCCAGGACTTCGGCGTCTATCCGCGCGTCTCGGCCTACGACATGCTGGACCACATGGCGGTGCTGAAGGGCATCGCCGACGGCAAGGACCGCAAGCAGACGGTCGAGGCCCTGCTGAACCAGGTCAATCTGTGGAGCGTGCGCAACAAGGCCCTGGCCGGCTTCTCGGGCGGGATGCGCCAGCGTTTCGGCATCGCCCAGGCCCTGATCGGCAATCCGCGCCTGATTATCGTCGATGAGCCCACCGCCGGTCTGGACCCGGAGGAGCGTAACCGCTTCCTCAACCTGCTGGCCGAGATCGGCGAGAACGTGGTGGTCATCCTGTCGACCCACATCGTCGAGGACGTGGCCGACCTGTGCCCGCGCATGGCGGTGCTGGCGGGCGGCAAGATCCAGCTGGAAGGCGCGCCGCTGGAGCTGATGAAGCAGATGTCCGGTCGCGTGTGGAAGAAGGCCATCGCCAAGGAGGCGCTGCCGGAACACCGCGCCCGTTTCGAGGTCATCTCCACGCGCCTGTTCGCCGGTCAGACCGTGATCCACGTCCTGGCCGACGCCCAGCCGGGCGAGGGCTTCGAGCCGGCCTCGGGCGGTCTGGAGGATGTCTATTTCTCGACCCTGGCCGCCTCGCGCCGTCCCGCCGCTCAAGCCGCCTGA
- a CDS encoding pyruvate dehydrogenase complex dihydrolipoamide acetyltransferase yields MTDILMPALSPTMEEGVLAKWHVKVGDVVSAGDVIAEIETDKATMEVEAVDEGEVTDILVAEGTEGVKVNTPIARLKDEGGAGAPAPAAKAEAPKVEAAPAKAEAPKAAAPAAPAPAAPKSASGERIFSSPLARRIAAQNGVDLKSIKGTGPHGRIVKRDVEGAPKGAAQPAASTTTAAAPTGIAPRQAQSLAQMGIPDGSYDLIPLDGMKKAVARRMVDSIQNVPHFPLFIDVEIDQLMAVRAKVNKMLEPQGIKVSVNDFVIKAAALALKIVPEANASYTPEGIAMHHNADVSMAVAIDGGLITPIIKKAETKGLAQIATESKDLAKRARERKLKPEEFQGGTFSVSNLGMFGIKQFTSIINEPQGCIMSVGAGEQRAVVKDGQLAVATVMTVTLTCDHRVVDGATGARFLQAFKPLIEDPVAMLA; encoded by the coding sequence ATGACCGACATCCTGATGCCGGCCCTGTCTCCGACGATGGAAGAGGGCGTTCTGGCCAAGTGGCACGTCAAGGTCGGGGACGTCGTCTCCGCCGGCGACGTCATCGCCGAGATCGAGACCGACAAGGCCACGATGGAAGTCGAGGCCGTCGATGAAGGCGAAGTCACCGACATCCTGGTCGCTGAAGGCACGGAAGGCGTGAAGGTCAACACTCCGATCGCTCGCCTGAAGGATGAGGGCGGCGCGGGTGCGCCTGCCCCTGCCGCCAAGGCTGAAGCGCCCAAGGTTGAGGCCGCTCCGGCCAAGGCTGAAGCGCCCAAGGCTGCTGCTCCCGCAGCACCGGCTCCGGCTGCGCCGAAATCGGCCAGCGGCGAGCGCATCTTCTCTTCGCCCCTGGCCCGTCGCATCGCCGCCCAGAACGGCGTCGATCTGAAGTCGATCAAGGGCACCGGCCCGCACGGCCGCATCGTCAAGCGCGATGTCGAGGGGGCTCCGAAGGGCGCCGCTCAACCGGCCGCCTCCACCACGACCGCCGCTGCGCCCACGGGCATCGCCCCGCGTCAGGCTCAGTCGCTGGCCCAGATGGGCATCCCGGACGGCAGCTACGACCTGATCCCGTTGGACGGGATGAAGAAGGCCGTGGCGCGTCGCATGGTCGACAGCATCCAGAACGTCCCGCACTTCCCGCTCTTCATCGACGTCGAGATCGACCAGCTGATGGCCGTCCGCGCGAAGGTGAACAAGATGCTGGAGCCGCAGGGCATCAAGGTCTCGGTCAATGACTTCGTCATCAAGGCCGCTGCCCTGGCGCTGAAGATCGTGCCGGAGGCGAACGCCTCCTACACCCCCGAAGGCATCGCCATGCACCACAACGCCGACGTCTCGATGGCGGTGGCGATCGACGGCGGCCTGATCACCCCGATCATCAAGAAGGCCGAGACCAAGGGCCTGGCGCAGATCGCGACCGAGTCCAAGGACCTGGCCAAGCGCGCGCGCGAACGCAAGCTGAAGCCGGAAGAGTTCCAGGGCGGCACCTTCTCGGTGTCCAACCTGGGCATGTTCGGCATCAAGCAGTTCACCTCGATCATCAATGAGCCGCAGGGCTGCATCATGAGCGTGGGCGCTGGCGAACAACGGGCTGTCGTCAAGGACGGGCAACTGGCCGTGGCCACCGTCATGACCGTGACCCTGACCTGCGATCACCGCGTGGTCGACGGCGCAACGGGCGCTCGCTTCCTGCAAGCGTTCAAGCCGCTGATCGAAGATCCCGTGGCGATGCTGGCCTAG
- a CDS encoding cysteine synthase A: protein MIVAPDVLGLIGNTPLVRLKRASELTGCEILGKAEFMNVGGSIKDRAALSIIRKARASGALKPGGVIVEGTAGNTGIGLALVGAALGHPVVIVMPRSQTDEKKRAVRLHGARLIEVDPAPFASPNHFVAYSRRLAEELNESEPNGAFYADQFDNLANREAHYEGTAPEIWKQTDGAIDGFICAVGSGGTLAGCAAYLREQKPEVAIGLADVPGAALYSWFTEGKLAGEGSSITEGIGVNRITGNLDGLAVDHPYRIEDAEFLPILFDLVKHEGLSLGPSSGVNIAGAIRMARDMGPGKTIVTVLCDSGQRYASKVYDPAFLTARGLPTPDWLA, encoded by the coding sequence ATGATCGTCGCGCCTGATGTTCTCGGCCTGATCGGCAACACGCCTCTGGTGCGCCTCAAGCGCGCGTCGGAGCTGACAGGCTGTGAAATCCTCGGCAAGGCCGAGTTCATGAACGTCGGCGGCTCGATCAAGGATCGCGCGGCGCTCAGCATCATTCGCAAGGCGCGGGCCTCGGGCGCGCTCAAGCCCGGCGGCGTCATCGTCGAGGGCACGGCGGGCAATACCGGCATCGGTCTGGCCCTGGTCGGCGCGGCTCTGGGCCACCCCGTCGTCATCGTCATGCCGCGCAGTCAGACGGATGAGAAGAAGCGGGCGGTTCGCCTGCACGGCGCGCGCCTGATCGAGGTCGATCCGGCGCCCTTCGCCAGCCCCAACCACTTCGTCGCCTATTCCCGCCGTCTGGCCGAGGAACTGAACGAGAGCGAGCCGAACGGCGCCTTCTACGCCGATCAGTTCGACAACCTGGCCAATCGCGAAGCCCACTACGAAGGCACCGCCCCGGAAATCTGGAAACAGACCGACGGCGCCATCGACGGCTTCATCTGCGCCGTCGGTTCGGGCGGGACGCTGGCGGGTTGCGCCGCCTACCTGCGTGAACAGAAGCCCGAGGTCGCCATCGGTCTGGCCGACGTGCCGGGCGCCGCCCTCTACAGCTGGTTCACCGAGGGCAAGCTGGCCGGCGAGGGCTCCTCGATCACCGAGGGCATTGGCGTCAACCGCATCACCGGCAATCTGGACGGGCTGGCGGTCGATCACCCCTACCGGATCGAGGACGCCGAGTTCCTGCCCATCCTGTTCGACCTGGTGAAGCATGAGGGCCTGTCGCTGGGCCCGTCCAGCGGGGTCAATATCGCCGGGGCCATCCGCATGGCGCGCGATATGGGACCGGGCAAGACCATCGTCACCGTCCTGTGCGACTCCGGTCAGCGCTACGCCAGCAAGGTCTATGACCCCGCCTTCCTGACCGCGCGCGGCCTGCCGACCCCGGACTGGCTCGCCTGA
- a CDS encoding M1 family aminopeptidase, whose product MFGKVAAFEFRYQLRQPAFWVISILFFLLSFGLVASPNVSLGTGGNVLKNAPYAIAQAHLAFNLFFMLATTAIVANVVVRDATTGFGPMIQASRLSKFDYLYGRFLGAFAVVGLAFLSVALGILIGTLMPWVDKETVGPFRPLDYLYGFVVMGLPGLLFSSAVFFTLATVTRSMMATYVGVVGVFILYMTTTTVFGSKPELETLVAWLEPFGAGAYGLATKYWTAAERNTLNAPLTGILLGNKLLWLGISLAFLAVAYPLYRPSPRGSKLRKQEKLKALAEAAPDATAPIAPLAAPTYGFKAGWTQLVSRTAFEMKSVFKSPAYGVMLALGFAFGVAVLLFAGEIYGAPVLPVTRVVIETLGGSFGLIVMIISIYYSGELVWRDRERRTHEIIDSTATPDWTFLLPKTLALILVLVSTLLAASLAGMIVQTIKGYTNYEIGKYLFWYVVPQSISFALTAVLAIFVQSLSPNKFVGWAVMVVYLISTIVLSNMGFDHVLYRYGAGTGMPLSDMNGLGKFAGYAGWMQAYWSAFAIVLLVIAYGLWRRGAETRFMPRLKRLPRRLMGPAGVVGGVALTAFVALGVYAYVNTNVWNEYRTRDQREQLLADYEKTLLKYEKTPQPAITDVKLDLDLYPHQPRLTTKGTYVIENRTAAPLNEVHLRWNHGLKIEKIEVQGATLAKAWPEFEYRIYRFATPMQPGEKRTVAFETVLEQRGFKNSGDTTRIVDNGSFVSNGEFGLTIGMGRDGLLSDRAKRRKYGLPPELRMAKLEDESARGHNYIGADWVNADITVTTVADQTPIAPGYKVSDVTRDGRRTARFVTEAPVLNFFSVQSADYQVAKQQHGPIELAVYYQKGHERNVERMLNGMKSALDYYGTAFSPYQFRQARIIEFPAYATYAQAFANTMPYSEGLGFIADLSDEEKIDYVTYVTAHEVGHQWWAHQVVGSNQQGSTLLSESLAQYSALMVMEKLYGPDKIRRFLKYELDRYLRSRGMERLEEMPLMRVENQQYIHYQKGGLVLYLLRDQIGEEAVNRALRRVLAQYAFKSAPYPRSLDLVAALRAEAPADKQALITDLFEKITLYDVKAKSVTATQRADGKWDVALTVEARKLYADGKGEETEAPLNETFDVGLFSAEPGKGVFDQRSVMLMERRPLRSGTQVFRFVTDKKPAFAGIDPYNRWIDRNSDDNVKPVS is encoded by the coding sequence ATGTTCGGGAAAGTCGCGGCCTTCGAGTTCCGCTATCAGCTTCGCCAGCCCGCCTTCTGGGTCATTTCCATCCTCTTCTTCCTGCTGAGCTTCGGTCTGGTCGCCAGTCCGAACGTCAGCCTGGGCACGGGCGGCAACGTCCTGAAAAACGCGCCCTATGCGATCGCGCAGGCCCATCTGGCCTTCAACCTCTTCTTCATGCTGGCGACGACGGCCATTGTCGCCAACGTCGTGGTGCGTGACGCCACGACCGGCTTTGGCCCCATGATCCAGGCCAGCCGGTTGTCGAAGTTTGACTACCTCTATGGTCGCTTCCTCGGCGCCTTCGCCGTGGTGGGCCTGGCCTTCCTGAGCGTCGCGCTCGGCATCCTGATCGGCACCCTGATGCCGTGGGTGGACAAGGAGACGGTCGGGCCCTTCCGTCCACTGGACTACCTCTATGGCTTCGTCGTCATGGGCCTGCCGGGGCTGCTGTTCAGCTCGGCGGTCTTCTTCACCCTGGCGACGGTGACGCGCTCGATGATGGCCACCTATGTCGGCGTCGTCGGGGTCTTCATCCTCTACATGACCACGACCACAGTGTTCGGCTCCAAGCCGGAGCTGGAGACCCTGGTGGCCTGGCTGGAGCCTTTCGGCGCCGGCGCCTATGGTCTGGCGACCAAATACTGGACGGCGGCAGAGCGGAACACGCTCAACGCGCCGCTGACCGGCATCCTGCTGGGCAACAAGCTGCTGTGGCTGGGGATCAGCCTGGCCTTCCTGGCCGTCGCCTATCCCCTCTATCGCCCGTCTCCGCGCGGATCGAAGCTGCGCAAGCAGGAGAAGCTGAAGGCCCTGGCCGAGGCCGCGCCGGATGCCACGGCGCCCATCGCGCCGCTGGCCGCGCCGACCTATGGCTTCAAGGCCGGCTGGACCCAGCTCGTCTCGCGCACCGCCTTCGAGATGAAGTCCGTGTTCAAGAGCCCGGCCTATGGCGTCATGCTGGCGCTGGGCTTCGCCTTCGGCGTCGCCGTCCTGCTGTTCGCGGGCGAGATCTACGGCGCGCCGGTCCTGCCGGTGACGCGGGTCGTGATCGAGACCCTGGGCGGCTCGTTCGGCCTGATCGTGATGATCATCTCGATCTATTATTCGGGCGAACTGGTCTGGCGCGACCGCGAGCGCCGCACGCATGAGATCATCGATTCCACGGCGACGCCCGACTGGACCTTCCTGCTGCCCAAGACCCTGGCCCTGATCCTGGTCCTGGTCTCGACCCTGCTGGCCGCCTCGCTGGCCGGGATGATCGTGCAGACGATCAAGGGCTACACCAACTATGAGATCGGCAAATACCTGTTCTGGTATGTCGTGCCCCAGTCGATCAGCTTCGCTCTGACGGCGGTGCTGGCCATCTTTGTCCAGTCGCTGTCGCCCAACAAGTTTGTCGGCTGGGCCGTCATGGTGGTCTATCTGATCTCGACCATCGTCCTGTCCAACATGGGCTTTGACCACGTCCTCTATCGCTATGGCGCGGGGACGGGGATGCCGCTGTCGGACATGAACGGTCTGGGCAAGTTCGCCGGATACGCCGGCTGGATGCAGGCCTATTGGTCGGCCTTCGCCATCGTCCTGCTGGTCATCGCCTATGGCCTGTGGCGTCGCGGCGCGGAGACGCGCTTCATGCCGCGCCTCAAGCGTCTGCCGCGTCGCCTGATGGGACCGGCGGGCGTGGTCGGCGGCGTCGCCCTGACCGCCTTCGTGGCCCTGGGCGTCTACGCCTACGTCAACACCAACGTCTGGAACGAGTATCGCACCCGCGATCAGCGCGAGCAGTTGCTGGCGGACTATGAGAAGACCCTGCTGAAGTACGAGAAGACGCCTCAGCCCGCGATCACCGACGTCAAGCTGGACCTGGACCTCTATCCGCACCAGCCGCGCCTGACGACCAAGGGGACCTATGTCATCGAGAACCGCACGGCGGCGCCGCTGAACGAGGTGCACCTGCGCTGGAACCACGGCCTGAAGATCGAGAAGATCGAGGTTCAGGGCGCGACCCTGGCCAAGGCGTGGCCCGAGTTCGAGTATCGCATCTATCGTTTCGCCACGCCGATGCAGCCGGGCGAGAAGCGCACCGTCGCCTTTGAAACGGTGCTGGAGCAGCGCGGCTTCAAGAACAGCGGCGACACGACGCGGATCGTCGACAACGGCAGCTTCGTCAGCAATGGCGAGTTCGGCCTGACCATCGGCATGGGCCGCGACGGCCTGCTGTCCGACCGGGCCAAGCGCCGCAAGTACGGCCTGCCGCCCGAACTGCGCATGGCCAAGCTGGAGGACGAAAGCGCGCGCGGCCACAACTACATCGGCGCCGACTGGGTCAATGCCGACATCACCGTGACCACGGTGGCCGATCAGACCCCGATCGCGCCGGGCTACAAGGTGTCGGACGTAACCAGGGACGGCCGCCGCACGGCCCGCTTCGTCACCGAGGCCCCTGTGCTGAACTTCTTCTCGGTGCAGTCAGCGGACTACCAGGTGGCCAAGCAGCAGCACGGCCCCATCGAACTGGCCGTCTATTATCAGAAGGGCCACGAGCGGAACGTCGAGCGGATGCTGAACGGCATGAAGTCGGCGCTGGACTACTACGGCACGGCCTTCAGCCCGTATCAGTTCCGTCAGGCCCGGATCATCGAGTTCCCCGCCTACGCCACCTATGCTCAGGCCTTCGCCAACACCATGCCCTACTCGGAAGGGCTGGGCTTCATCGCTGACCTCAGCGACGAGGAGAAGATCGACTACGTCACCTATGTCACCGCCCACGAAGTCGGCCACCAGTGGTGGGCCCACCAGGTGGTCGGATCGAACCAGCAGGGATCGACCCTGCTGTCGGAATCCCTGGCGCAATACTCGGCGCTGATGGTGATGGAGAAGCTCTACGGACCCGACAAGATCCGTCGCTTCCTCAAGTATGAGCTGGACCGCTACCTGCGCTCGCGCGGCATGGAGCGGCTGGAAGAGATGCCGCTGATGCGGGTCGAGAACCAGCAGTACATCCACTATCAGAAGGGCGGCCTGGTCCTGTATCTGCTGCGCGATCAGATCGGCGAGGAGGCGGTCAATCGCGCCCTGCGTCGGGTGCTGGCGCAGTACGCCTTCAAGTCCGCGCCCTATCCGCGCTCGCTGGACCTGGTTGCGGCGCTGCGCGCCGAGGCCCCGGCGGACAAGCAGGCCCTGATCACCGACCTGTTCGAAAAGATCACCCTGTATGACGTGAAGGCCAAGTCGGTCACGGCGACCCAGCGCGCCGACGGCAAGTGGGACGTCGCCCTGACGGTCGAGGCCCGCAAGCTCTACGCCGACGGCAAGGGCGAGGAGACGGAGGCCCCGTTGAACGAAACCTTCGACGTCGGCCTGTTCTCGGCCGAGCCGGGCAAGGGGGTGTTCGACCAGAGGTCGGTCATGCTGATGGAGCGTCGGCCCCTGCGCAGCGGAACCCAGGTCTTCCGCTTCGTCACGGACAAGAAGCCGGCCTTTGCAGGGATCGACCCCTACAACCGCTGGATCGACCGCAACTCGGACGACAACGTCAAACCGGTCAGTTGA
- the lpdA gene encoding dihydrolipoyl dehydrogenase, which translates to MAAEFDLVVIGSGPGGYVAAIRASQLGLKVAIVERENLGGICLNWGCIPTKALLKSGEKFESLSHLKEYGLSATGAAFDFDAIIQRSRGVAATMNKGIGFLMKKNKIEVIEGSATLEKGAVAPKVVVALKAGGTRAIEAKTVMLAVGARARALPQIGLEADGDKIWAYRDALAPKKLPKTFVVIGSGAIGIEFASFYRALGAEVTVVEAVDRIMPVEDEEVSKAAQKSFEKRGIKFKVGAKVTKVTKDSKGVKVAVEVNGKAETLEAEVCISAVGITANTDGIGLEALGVELDRGHIKTDSHCQTNVKGLYAIGDCAGAPWLAHKASHEGIHAAEHIAAYKTPNVHSPIAGCTYAQPQVASVGVTEQGARADKREVKIGRFPFRVNGKAVAAGEVDGFVKVIFDAQTGALIGAHMIGHEVTEMIQGYVTAITMEATEEDIHGIVYPHPTMSEAMHEAALDAYGRVIHI; encoded by the coding sequence ATGGCTGCTGAATTCGATCTCGTCGTCATCGGTTCGGGCCCCGGCGGGTACGTCGCGGCGATCCGCGCCAGCCAACTGGGCCTGAAGGTCGCCATCGTCGAGCGCGAGAACCTGGGCGGCATCTGCCTGAACTGGGGCTGTATCCCCACCAAGGCCCTGCTGAAGTCGGGCGAGAAGTTCGAGAGCCTGAGCCACCTGAAGGAATACGGCCTGTCGGCGACGGGCGCCGCCTTTGACTTCGACGCCATCATCCAGCGCTCGCGCGGGGTCGCGGCGACGATGAACAAGGGCATCGGCTTCCTGATGAAGAAGAACAAGATCGAGGTGATCGAGGGATCGGCCACGCTCGAAAAGGGCGCGGTGGCGCCCAAGGTCGTCGTGGCCCTGAAGGCCGGCGGCACGCGCGCCATCGAGGCCAAGACCGTCATGCTGGCCGTCGGGGCCCGCGCCCGCGCCCTGCCGCAGATCGGTCTGGAAGCGGACGGCGACAAGATTTGGGCCTACCGCGACGCCCTGGCGCCCAAGAAGCTGCCCAAGACCTTCGTCGTCATCGGCTCGGGCGCCATCGGCATCGAGTTCGCCAGCTTCTATCGCGCCCTGGGCGCTGAAGTGACCGTGGTGGAAGCCGTCGACCGCATCATGCCGGTCGAGGACGAAGAGGTCTCCAAGGCCGCGCAGAAGTCGTTCGAGAAGCGCGGCATCAAGTTCAAGGTCGGCGCCAAGGTCACGAAAGTCACCAAGGATTCCAAGGGCGTGAAGGTCGCTGTTGAAGTGAACGGCAAGGCCGAAACCCTGGAGGCCGAGGTCTGCATCTCGGCCGTCGGCATCACCGCCAACACCGACGGCATCGGTCTGGAGGCGCTGGGCGTCGAGCTGGACCGCGGCCACATCAAGACCGACAGCCACTGCCAGACCAACGTCAAGGGTCTCTACGCCATCGGCGACTGCGCCGGCGCACCCTGGCTGGCGCACAAGGCCTCGCACGAAGGCATCCACGCCGCCGAGCACATCGCCGCCTACAAGACGCCGAACGTCCATTCGCCCATCGCCGGCTGCACCTACGCCCAGCCGCAGGTCGCCTCGGTCGGCGTCACCGAACAGGGCGCACGCGCCGACAAGCGCGAGGTCAAGATCGGCCGCTTCCCGTTCCGCGTGAACGGCAAGGCCGTGGCCGCGGGCGAGGTCGACGGCTTCGTCAAGGTCATCTTCGACGCCCAGACCGGCGCCCTGATCGGCGCCCACATGATCGGCCACGAAGTCACGGAAATGATCCAGGGCTACGTCACCGCCATCACCATGGAAGCGACCGAGGAAGACATCCACGGCATCGTCTATCCGCACCCGACCATGTCCGAAGCCATGCACGAGGCGGCTCTGGACGCCTACGGACGCGTCATCCACATCTGA
- a CDS encoding DUF5076 domain-containing protein encodes MDAAALEQRSLPIPEGLNAPEDQVIELARVWWNGAGPIMNIRPALAEPGNIGVVLAELAWHYSHAYAEHHGFDQATAFKAICDSWDAAHAKAQAANTESAQ; translated from the coding sequence ATGGACGCCGCTGCTCTGGAACAACGTTCCCTGCCGATCCCCGAGGGCCTGAACGCCCCCGAGGATCAGGTGATTGAACTGGCCCGCGTCTGGTGGAACGGCGCCGGCCCTATCATGAACATCCGCCCGGCTCTGGCTGAGCCCGGCAATATCGGCGTCGTCCTGGCGGAACTGGCCTGGCACTATTCCCACGCCTACGCCGAGCATCACGGCTTTGATCAGGCGACGGCGTTCAAGGCCATCTGCGACAGCTGGGACGCAGCCCACGCCAAGGCACAGGCTGCGAACACGGAGTCCGCTCAATGA
- the gcvA gene encoding transcriptional regulator GcvA → MSGKKDVAVDSRIPPLNALKAFEAAARRLNITRAAEELSVTPGAISQQIRILEQHAGAPLFHREGRQIALTDLGAELYPLLHDGFDYLKRAGDLLYRPDRRHALAVSVPPSFAAKWLAPRIARFAAAHPEVEVWMSADMRLADVGGGRVDVAVRYGRGDYSGVRSERLLSADVTPVCSPALLTGPKALKRPADLAQHVLIHLRAGELEEPRPDWASWLKARGVDGVDATAGPRFDQTALAIEAAAHGQGVALAPYAFVAEDLASGRLVSPFADGALSTEMAYHVLTRRSGVSEPARAFVRWMKAEVQAAEQRVDDL, encoded by the coding sequence ATGAGCGGCAAGAAGGACGTCGCCGTCGACAGCCGCATTCCGCCGCTGAACGCGCTCAAGGCGTTCGAGGCCGCCGCCCGCCGTCTGAACATTACCCGCGCCGCCGAGGAGCTTTCGGTCACGCCCGGCGCCATCAGTCAGCAGATCCGCATTCTGGAGCAGCACGCGGGCGCGCCCCTGTTCCACCGCGAGGGGCGCCAGATCGCCCTGACCGATCTGGGGGCGGAACTCTATCCGCTTCTGCACGACGGCTTCGATTATCTGAAGCGGGCAGGGGACCTGCTGTATCGCCCGGACCGTCGTCATGCCCTGGCGGTCAGCGTCCCGCCGTCCTTCGCCGCCAAATGGCTGGCCCCGCGCATCGCCCGGTTCGCGGCGGCCCACCCCGAGGTCGAGGTGTGGATGTCGGCGGACATGCGGCTGGCCGACGTCGGCGGCGGACGGGTGGATGTGGCCGTCCGCTACGGTCGCGGCGACTATTCTGGCGTGCGGTCCGAGCGTCTTTTGTCGGCGGATGTCACTCCGGTGTGCAGCCCGGCCCTGCTGACGGGGCCCAAGGCGCTGAAGCGCCCGGCCGATCTGGCGCAGCACGTCCTGATCCACCTGCGCGCTGGTGAGCTGGAAGAGCCGCGTCCCGACTGGGCCTCATGGTTGAAGGCGCGAGGCGTGGACGGCGTCGACGCCACCGCCGGACCGCGCTTCGATCAGACGGCGCTGGCCATCGAAGCCGCCGCCCACGGTCAGGGCGTGGCCCTGGCGCCCTATGCCTTCGTGGCCGAGGATCTGGCGTCGGGGCGGCTGGTGTCGCCCTTCGCCGACGGGGCGCTTTCGACCGAGATGGCCTACCACGTCCTGACCCGACGCAGCGGCGTGTCCGAACCCGCCCGCGCCTTCGTCCGCTGGATGAAGGCCGAGGTGCAGGCGGCGGAGCAGCGCGTGGACGACCTCTGA
- a CDS encoding glutathione peroxidase, translated as MTSVYDFSARAIDGTDVALDRYRGQALLIVNTASKCGFTGQYDGLEKLHRDFADAPFEVLGFPCNQFGQQEPGRAAEIAAFCATSFDVSFPLFDKVEVNGPNRHPLYAWLTQQKRGFLSSQAIKWNFTKFLTDREGRVVARYSPQTEPEAIKADIEKLI; from the coding sequence ATGACCTCGGTTTATGACTTCTCCGCCCGCGCCATCGACGGCACGGACGTGGCGCTGGACCGCTATCGCGGTCAGGCGCTGCTGATCGTCAATACGGCGTCCAAGTGCGGCTTCACCGGTCAGTATGACGGGCTGGAGAAGCTGCACCGCGACTTCGCCGACGCGCCGTTCGAGGTGCTGGGCTTTCCCTGTAACCAGTTCGGCCAGCAGGAGCCGGGCAGGGCGGCGGAGATCGCCGCCTTCTGCGCCACCAGCTTCGACGTCAGCTTCCCCCTGTTCGACAAGGTGGAGGTCAACGGGCCGAACCGTCACCCCCTCTATGCCTGGCTGACCCAGCAGAAGCGCGGCTTCCTGAGCTCCCAGGCCATCAAGTGGAACTTCACCAAGTTCCTGACCGACCGCGAAGGCCGCGTCGTCGCGCGCTATTCGCCCCAGACTGAACCTGAGGCCATCAAGGCCGACATCGAGAAGTTGATCTGA
- a CDS encoding GNAT family N-acetyltransferase, with product MIIRATTDADLMAITAIYADSVLNGTGTFELDVPTVEEMRARLAAPAALGLPVLTAEIDGQVAGYAYAGPYRLRAAYRFLVEDSIYVAEAFRGRGVGKALLEALLSACEALGMRQMVAVIGDSANAGSIALHAAAGFEHVGVFHAAGWKFDAWRDVVFMQKALGLGATVAPDANGLDCGH from the coding sequence GTGATCATCCGAGCGACCACGGACGCCGACCTGATGGCCATCACGGCCATCTACGCCGACAGCGTGCTGAACGGCACGGGGACGTTCGAGCTGGACGTCCCCACGGTCGAGGAAATGCGGGCGCGCCTGGCCGCGCCCGCAGCGCTCGGCCTGCCCGTCCTGACCGCCGAGATCGATGGGCAGGTCGCGGGCTATGCCTATGCCGGGCCCTACCGCCTGCGCGCCGCCTATCGCTTCCTGGTCGAGGACTCGATCTATGTGGCCGAGGCGTTTCGCGGGCGCGGGGTCGGCAAGGCCCTGTTGGAGGCCCTGCTGAGCGCCTGTGAGGCCCTGGGAATGCGTCAGATGGTGGCGGTGATCGGCGACAGCGCCAACGCCGGCTCCATCGCCCTGCACGCCGCCGCAGGCTTTGAACACGTCGGCGTCTTCCATGCCGCGGGATGGAAGTTCGACGCCTGGCGCGACGTGGTCTTCATGCAGAAGGCGCTGGGCCTGGGTGCGACCGTCGCGCCGGACGCCAACGGTCTGGATTGCGGACACTAG